The window TGATTATTTATCGTTTTCAGTCCAATTGGAGTGGTGTAGTGGTGACTGAATCTGTAGCCGCAGATTGGGAAGCGATTTTAACTATGGAAATTACAGACCAATATTTTGTAGACACCCAGGGAAAATATTACCAACAAGGTCAAATTAAAGCTACTTCAGATATTTACACAGCCGGATTGACTGATTGTCATGTGCAGTTACTCGAAAAATTTCAAGTCAGAGCTAAACTAGTTGTGCCAATTTTACAAAGCGATCGCCTTTGGGGTTTGTTAATCGCTCATCATTGTAGCGCCCCCCGCCATTGGCAACCCTGGGAAAGTGAACTACTGCAACAACTAGCGACACAACTAGCGATCGCAATTCAGCAATCGGAACTATATCAAAAATTACGACTTGCTAACCAGCAACTAGAAAACATCGCAATGGTTGATCCATTAACTCAAATTGCCAATCGTCGCTGTTTTGAGAGTAAACTGCAAAGTGTCTGGCAATATCTCATCAGAGAGCAAGGTTGTATTTCACTACTATTATGTGACGTTGACTATTTCAAAAAATATAATGATACCTACGGTCATCGGGCGGGAGATGATTGTTTACGCCTTGTAGCCCAAGCTTTTCAACAAAATCTTAAACGCAATACAGATTTAGTCGCTCGTTATGGGGGTGAAGAATTCGCCGTTATCTTACCCAACACTAACGAACGAGGTGCTATTCAGGTTGCCCAAGCAATTCATAATACTGTTAAACAGTTCAATATTCCCCATTTGGCATCAACAGTCAAAGAATATGTCACCTTAAGTATTGGAATTGCGACTGTAATTCCCACTGCTGATTTGCAGCCTTTAGATTTAATTGAAGCCGCAGATCAAGCCCTTTACCAAGCTAAAGCCCAAGGGCGCGATCGCTTTTGTGTGAATCAAATTTATGCTTAGTAGGTTACAGGTTATAGGTTACAGGTTACAGAGGTAAAAGTCTTCTGCTGCTATCCTTGAAAATATTAGGTTACTACTCAGCACTCAGCACTATGGGCAGGGGATAAGGGAGACAAGGGAGACAAGGGAAGGGAGACAAGGGAGGGGAGACAAGGGGGACAAGGGAGCAATCTTTCTACCTTGTCTACCCCCTCTACCTTGTCTACTCCCACTCAGCACTCAGCACTTTCTACTTCCTTTCAGGATGTGCTATTTCCTCTTGGGAAGGACTACCCATTTGGTTAATTGTGGCAATCATCTGATACAACCGCCCTAAATCCCGTTGATTGAAGTGCAGAATTAACCGAGGTAAATCCGCAGTTTCGTCTTGAGCTTCTTGGGGTAATGCTTGACTTTTTTCAATTTTGCCTTTGACGAGAATATCGCTGAATTCAGCATTCAGTTGTTCGACTTCAGCATCTGACAAATTGCAACTTAAACGAATCACTAACTGATTACTAACGTAGCGGCTGGAGTGATAAACCTTGTAAAAATCTGTAATGGCGTTGCAGGCTACTTCCAGGTTATCTGTCACCGTGTACAAACTAGGGTCTTCTGGACTGACAAGACCTTTCTGCACCAGTTGTTGATCAATATAATCGCTCCAAGACCGCCAATAATCACCGCCGGGATGGTCAATTAATACTAAAGGTACAGGGCCAAATTTACCTGTTTGGCTTAAAGTCATACACTCAAAAGCTTCATCTTGAGTGCCAAATCCGCCAGGAAATAGCGCCACCGCATCACTTTCTTTGAGGAGGAATAGCTTGCGGGTGAAAAAATACTTAAAGTGAATTAACTTTGGATCACCTTCAATAATTGGATTTGCTTGCTGTTCAAAAGGTAACTGAATATTTAAGCCAAAAGAATTTTCTCGCCCAGCACCTTCATGACCTGCTTGCATAATCCCGCCACCGCCGCCTGTCATTACCATAAATCCCAGTTGAGTCACAGCGCGACCAAATTCCAACGCCATTTTGTATTCTGGCGTTTCTTCAGAGAGACGGGCAGAACCAAATATAGTTACTTTACGTACGTGTCGGTAATTGTAAAATAACTCGAAGCCTCGCTCCATATCCGCTAAAGCAGCCGATAATATCTTCCAATCCAGACGATCAATGTCACTATCGGCTAGACGGATGATAGTAGCAAGGGTCTGTTGGATATATTGCCGATTTTTTAACGTCGGTAGGCGATCGATTAAGTCAACAATATCAGCTTGCAGAGACTCTAATGTGTCGAACGACGCAGATGAGGTCATGAGAACAGATGGCAGAGTGGCAATACATTTTATCTAATTTTGGAGTGATATTTACAATTTTTTTAGAATTTGTTGAAATGGTGGGGAAAGAGGGGCTAGGGGATTAGGGACTGGGGATTAGATACTTTAGAAAAACCCCTAACCTCTAACCTCTAATACCAATTCACGCAATTACTGATACAAATCACCTTCTCTGAGCCTCTGCTTGCTTTGCGATCGCCGAGCGTTCGCGCAGCGTCTCCGTCAGGAGAAGTCGAGGCGCTGGTTGCATATCTGTATCATGTTTAAAGTGAAATGGTATAACCTCTAACCTCTGATAAGCAAAAACAAAACCCCTCTAAAGAGACGCTTAGAGGGGCAAGATTTGGGTATGTATAATTTCAGTTATTCTCAAAATTACGCAAAGGCTTGAAAACACGCAGATTCTTTCGCTTATTCTTGTGATGAGTCATTAAATAATTATCAGCATAACGGAAGGCGGATGCACAATCGTAAGCCGCGATCGCTACAGCTTGCAAAAATACTTGCAGAGGAATTTCAAAACTAGAAATTCTTTCTGTGAGCAGTAATAATTCCCTATCTGTTGCTGGTACAGCAGTTTCTTCTGCCCATTCTGGCTCATTAAACAAGTCTTCAACTAGCGCCTTGGACATTTTGTACCTCCCCAAACGCATAAGAAGCAAAGCCTGCGATGAAATTTAACTGTTCTTCACGAGTTTGCAAGTTAACAGGTAGTTCAGTACTAGGAAATCCTAGTTCTTTTAAGATATCCAAACAGTAAGCACTGGTTTGACTATATGAAGCTTGCTCCCATTTATGGGCTACTTCTTTTGCCATTTCCAGATTGACTCTAATAAATTTCATCGCAGGGCTAGTCATAAGTTGCACCCTAATAAACTGGATATTGGCAGTTTTGATCAGAACCCCAGTTCAATGTAACCGTGATTTTGCTGAATTTATGAAGATGGGTAATTGAAGGATCAGCGCATTTGCGTAATTGACGGCTGAGAGAATACGCAAATTTTTCAGAATAAACCAAGACAGTCAAGCGCAATGATACTTAAGTGCTGACAGTATCTACTGGAATACGGAGATTGATTATTGACCAATTTGTACTTCTTCTGCAACCCGTTTAAGGCGGCGTAATTGGGCTTGCATATCTTGTTTTGTCCACGATGCAGCAAAATTATTAAATCCCCAACTCACAATGGGATTAGGAATCACAAACTCGAAGCGATTGAGTAAGCATGTTCCCTTTGCTACTGGTTGACATTCCCAGCGATCGCGTCCTTGAAAAAATCCCTGAAATTCCCAAACCACTAAACCCGGTTGTCGTTCGACGACCACACTTTTTAGAGTTGGTTTCACCACAGGAATTTGAATAATAAACCGACTTTGACCGCCTATATCCGTACTCCAAACCTCACCTATAGGTTCGCAGCGCAAAGCAGGATTTAGCCAACGGTGCATCAAACCTAAATCGGTAATGCAGCGTTCTACAATTGCGGCTGTGGCGTTAATTTGAATTGATTGTTCAAAAACTTGGGTCATGCCAGCTTACTAATCCTGTCGCTGCCCTTAGATTAACTCAAAATGGCTTGTTATAGCAGAAGGCAGCAGGCAGAAAAGTAGGTTGAGTGGAGCGATCGCGAAACCCAACAAAGTCTTAACTGAACAAAACCCTTACATCTCACACCCTTGCACCCAGTGTCAACAATTTTGTGCGTCAATATTTTGTTATTTGTAACAAATTAGCCTATCTATCAATTGTCTAGATATATTTACTGGTAAATTGATACGCAAAATTCACGTAAACTTACTAGAGTGTAATTTGGCATCCTCAAATCTACTCTACTGAGTTCACAAGTATTTTTGGCAAACACATAAACTTAATACCAAAGAAACCATGAACACAACTTGGCCAGGGATAACCCGGTTGATAGACATGGGTTTGTCGATAAAAGGGCAGGAATTGTTAGGACAATCACCTAATCTGCCGTTAGATCAACCAAACTTAAACCAAGGAATTGCGGATCTGCAAGGAATTGGACAACAGGTAATTCTATATACACCAAGATTGCTAGGTGCTGTAGCGATTTTGTTGGTAGGGATACTGGTTGCTTTGGTGATAGCGGCAATCACTAGAAGCATCCTGAATCGCACAGACATTGATAATCGCATTGCGGCGGGGGTTACAGGACGCAGAGATGTTCCTCAAGTTGAGAAGTTCATCTCTAGTTTGGTCTTATGGAGCATTATTCTCATCACGGTAGTAGCTGCTTTACAGGCGCTAGGACTGGAAGTTGCTTCTCGACCCCTGAATAATTTCCTTGACCAACTAATAGGCTTTTTGCCAAAAGTTTTGGGTGCAGGCATTCTGTTAGGGGTGGCTTGGGTGTTAGCAAGTATTATCAAACTTGTGACATTGCGAGGATTGCAGGCACTCAAATTAGATGAGCGGTTAAATCAAGAAACGTCGGAAGATAATATCAGCCTCGATCGCATTTCTTTAAGTGAGACGATCGCTAATGCTTTATATTGGTTTATCTTCTTACTGTTTCTGGCACCAGTTCTTGATACTCTAGGACTCCGACAGGCACTTTTACCAGTACAAGCCTTAATTACCGAAATTCTTTCAATTCTGCCCAATATTTTGGCAGCAATTTTAATTGCGGTGTTGGGGTGGTTTTTAGCAAATATTGTCCGCCGAATTGTGACTAATTTGTTAGCCACAACGGGTATCGATTATTTAGGTAGTCGGTTTGGACTCTCATCAGCAATGGGCGCACAGTCTTTATCGACAATTATCGGCACCATTGTTTATGTTTTAATTTTGATTCCTGTAGCGATCGCTGCCCTGAATGCTTTAAGAATTGAGGCGATATCTGTGCCAGCAATTACTATGCTGCAACAGATTTTAAATAGTTTGCCTGCTATTTTCACCGCCGTAGCTATCTTAATTGTCGCCTTTTTTATCGGGCGTTTTGTCGGCGATTTAGTTACTAGTGTTTTGACTAGTTTGGGCTTTAATAATATTTTTGCAGTGCTAGGTTTACCCTCACCTGCTAGACAAGAAGTCCATACCGAAGCACAACCATTAACCCCACTCCGCACACCATCAGAAATTGCTGGTATTATTACTTTAGTCGGCATTCTGCTATTTGCCACTGTGGCAGCAGTGAATATTTTAAATATTCCGGCTCTGACAACATTGGTAACTGGCATTTTAATTATTTTGGGGCGGATTATTGCCGGATTAATTGTGTTTGCGATCGGATTATTTCTGGCAAATCTCGCCTTTAATTTAATTAGCAGTTCCGGCGATCGCCAAGCAAAGATTTTGGCTCAAGTAGCTAGAATTTCTATTATTGCACTAGTTTCGGCAATGGCATTACAACAAATTGGAGTTGCCAGCGATATTGTCAATTTAGCATTTGGTTTATTACTCGGTGCGATCGCTGTTGCTATTGCTTTAGCTTTTGGTTTGGGTGGACGCGATATCGCCCGCGAACAAGTTAAAGAGTGGCTAGATTCTTTCAAGGATAAAAGCTAGTACAACAAGGTAAAAGTCAAAAGGAAAAAGGAAAAAGAAAGAATAGTGATACCACAAGCCTTTTTGTAATTCCAGATGCTCACTGAGCGTAGTCGAAGTGCGGTCTGTGTATTTACGCC is drawn from Aulosira sp. FACHB-615 and contains these coding sequences:
- a CDS encoding LOG family protein, with the translated sequence MTSSASFDTLESLQADIVDLIDRLPTLKNRQYIQQTLATIIRLADSDIDRLDWKILSAALADMERGFELFYNYRHVRKVTIFGSARLSEETPEYKMALEFGRAVTQLGFMVMTGGGGGIMQAGHEGAGRENSFGLNIQLPFEQQANPIIEGDPKLIHFKYFFTRKLFLLKESDAVALFPGGFGTQDEAFECMTLSQTGKFGPVPLVLIDHPGGDYWRSWSDYIDQQLVQKGLVSPEDPSLYTVTDNLEVACNAITDFYKVYHSSRYVSNQLVIRLSCNLSDAEVEQLNAEFSDILVKGKIEKSQALPQEAQDETADLPRLILHFNQRDLGRLYQMIATINQMGSPSQEEIAHPERK
- a CDS encoding SRPBCC family protein, producing the protein MTQVFEQSIQINATAAIVERCITDLGLMHRWLNPALRCEPIGEVWSTDIGGQSRFIIQIPVVKPTLKSVVVERQPGLVVWEFQGFFQGRDRWECQPVAKGTCLLNRFEFVIPNPIVSWGFNNFAASWTKQDMQAQLRRLKRVAEEVQIGQ
- a CDS encoding mechanosensitive ion channel; amino-acid sequence: MNTTWPGITRLIDMGLSIKGQELLGQSPNLPLDQPNLNQGIADLQGIGQQVILYTPRLLGAVAILLVGILVALVIAAITRSILNRTDIDNRIAAGVTGRRDVPQVEKFISSLVLWSIILITVVAALQALGLEVASRPLNNFLDQLIGFLPKVLGAGILLGVAWVLASIIKLVTLRGLQALKLDERLNQETSEDNISLDRISLSETIANALYWFIFLLFLAPVLDTLGLRQALLPVQALITEILSILPNILAAILIAVLGWFLANIVRRIVTNLLATTGIDYLGSRFGLSSAMGAQSLSTIIGTIVYVLILIPVAIAALNALRIEAISVPAITMLQQILNSLPAIFTAVAILIVAFFIGRFVGDLVTSVLTSLGFNNIFAVLGLPSPARQEVHTEAQPLTPLRTPSEIAGIITLVGILLFATVAAVNILNIPALTTLVTGILIILGRIIAGLIVFAIGLFLANLAFNLISSSGDRQAKILAQVARISIIALVSAMALQQIGVASDIVNLAFGLLLGAIAVAIALAFGLGGRDIAREQVKEWLDSFKDKS